A genomic window from Henningerozyma blattae CBS 6284 chromosome 3, complete genome includes:
- the MAM33 gene encoding Mam33p (similar to Saccharomyces cerevisiae MAM33 (YIL070C); ancestral locus Anc_7.265), translating into MNQSRCFSYSAINFNHTSQKVGQILNSEIKVETELSDEQNNIENDSFNDYLNKFNFKVIESPKKNLAQIERSFDNDNETIKIFFDVAQVANLPYDAQMMENNNPNTESPSAMESNENNSEPLNDDFDSMADNFANVKVVVLKNKLDSAVSFELLMNLDEGSFFIDSVTPFDSIDDALNESAEVELKRELTYQGPPFSNLDSDLQDALEIYLENRGINEELATFIGSYSEFKENNEYISWLKQMEQFFN; encoded by the coding sequence ATGAATCAATCAAGATGTTTCTCCTATTCTGCTATTAATTTCAACCATACTTCTCAAAAAGTCGgccaaattttaaattctgaAATTAAAGTGGAAACTGAATTATCTGatgaacaaaataatattgagaatgattcatttaatgattatttgaataaattcaaCTTTAAAGTGATTGAATCTCCAAAGAAAAACTTGGCTCAAATTGAAAGATCGTTTGATAACGATAACGAAACCATCAAGATTTTCTTCGATGTGGCTCAAGTGGCCAATTTACCATACGATGCTCAGATgatggaaaataataatccaaatacTGAATCTCCATCTGCCATGGAATCCAACGAAAATAATTCAGAACCATTGAATGATGATTTCGATTCCATGGCTGATAATTTTGCCAATGTCAAAGTGGTGGttctaaaaaataaattagattcTGCAGTGTCGTTCGAATTGTTGATGAATTTGGATGAAGGCTCATTCTTTATCGATAGTGTCACACCTTTTGATTCCATAGATGATGCTTTGAATGAATCGGCAGAAGTGGAATTGAAACGTGAATTGACTTATCAAGGCCCACCTTTTTCCAACTTGGATTCCGATCTACAAGACGCCTTGGAGATATATTTGGAAAACAGAGGTATTAATGAAGAACTAGCTACTTTTATTGGTTCTTATTCCGAattcaaagaaaataatgaatatatttcttggTTGAAGCAAATGGaacaattctttaattga
- the MRX1 gene encoding Mrx1p (similar to Saccharomyces cerevisiae YER077C; ancestral locus Anc_7.266) codes for MKIFRVRPLLRSFHTTPIQSSEVKLKLNKFQKTNEVLLKTSKDQEKYLKKKQIQKHKLEKTAYTKQQAFHVLKKNHGEAINNLSDMGPTSKSDLQYMSLTRDKRLIYTMLGTSGEQLRDAVLVTRDVNKFLKRNQVEKAVYLTRLAGSRGSAGLNSILSYYLNNQSPNSAIDMYNWSRKWNIPIDDYTYTILFDGISKQLLPVSNKIGEKILSMVDNLINEKKLNITRFNSALHALSNCTDSIYMFQLWEKNLSGVKRDKISYSTLLKGCIQLNDDVKFFEIVNSIMENIPKSCVDERVLFQYCKTLLSRDNTKVQNTAFVCLLKYFEFETTIYGLPEVSKDVQLYELDHWSIEKKFPLTSHPVGLLLDTSVRIGREKRGLDVFENLQRSNPQIMDIGIYHKYMEIYMKLFSTDCVKKTLEVYEFLKTNDFPSSKKSLNLVYKSFKREMLKKPVMIDKERETKLMEQLLKFMKDEEGFTNEEGDKIIPRSAWNMFNYVIRQVEKGYILTECLSNVVCEFSKSILHNQFVADRKKRDEFVYIQTPELMATSLVMKLHKRLTKHRKYNRHLPNVRHEKIQIEYQLNKYKCRILDHVNIFSNKNKRRPDIERIEKNLENKRKEIFKRNWTHPCFLQVVRNKNKNKNKNKNKNKNKNKNKNKNKNKNKNKNKNKNKNKNKNKNKNKNS; via the coding sequence atgaaaatattcagGGTTCGTCCTCTTTTAAGGTCATTCCATACCACACCAATACAAAGTTCTGAAGTTAAATTAAAacttaataaatttcaaaagacAAATGAAGTACTTTTGAAAACATCAAAAgatcaagaaaaatatttaaagaaaaaacaaatccAAAAGcataaattagaaaagacTGCATATACAAAACAACAAGCATTTCatgtattgaaaaaaaatcatggTGAAGCTATTAACAATCTATCAGATATGGGCCCAACAAGTAAATCTGATCTTCAATACATGTCACTTACAAGAGATAAACGATTGATATATACAATGTTGGGTACAAGTGGTGAACAATTAAGAGATGCAGTCTTGGTGACTCGTGATGTTAACAAGTTTTTGAAACGTAACCAAGTAGAAAAGGCAGTTTATTTAACACGTTTAGCTGGCAGTAGGGGATCTGCAGGTTTGAATTCTATTTTGAGttattatctaaataatCAATCACCAAATTCTGCAATTGATATGTATAATTGGAGTAGGAAATGGAATATACCAATTGATGACTATACATATACGATCTTATTTGATGGAATTTCCAAACAACTTCTTCCagtttctaataaaattggagaaaaaattttaagcATGgtagataatttaattaatgaaaaaaaattaaatattactaGGTTTAATTCTGCATTGCATGCCCTATCGAATTGTACAGATTCAATTTATATGTTTCAATTATGggagaaaaatttatctgGAGTAAAACGAGATAAAATTAGTTATTcaactttattaaaaggTTGTATACAATTGAACGATGatgtaaaattttttgaaatagtCAACAGTATCATGGAAAATATACCTAAAAGTTGTGTTGATGAAAGAgtattatttcaatattgtAAGACATTATTATCAAGAGACAATACTAAAGTTCAAAATACTGCatttgtttgtttattaaaatattttgaatttgaaactaCTATATATGGGTTACCAGAAGTTTCTAAAGATGTTCAACTTTATGAATTGGATCATTggtcaattgaaaaaaaatttcctCTTACATCACATCCTGTAGGGTTATTATTGGATACTAGTGTAAGAATTGGTAGAGAGAAAAGAGGATTAGatgtatttgaaaatttgcAAAGATCAAATCCACAAATAATGGATATTGGTATTTATCATAAATACATGGAAATTtatatgaaattattttccacTGATTGTGTGAAAAAGACATTAGAAGTATATGAATTCTTAAAGACCAATGATTTCCCCTCATctaaaaaatcattaaacCTTGTTtataaatcatttaaaagagaaatgttaaaaaaacCAGTAATGATCGATAAAGAAAGAGAGACGAAATTGATGgaacaattattaaaattcatgaaagatgaagaaggGTTTACAAATGAAGAAGGTGACAAAATAATACCCAGATCTGCATGGAATATGTTCAACTACGTGATAAGACAAGTTGAAAAGGGATATATCCTTACCGAGTGTTTATCTAATGTTGTTTGTGAATTTTCTAAGTCAATATTACATAATCAATTTGTAGCGGATCGTAAAAAACGTGATGAATTCGTTTATATTCAAACTCCTGAATTGATGGCTACAAGTCTTGTGATGAAGCTTCATAAGAGATTAACCAAACATCGGAAATATAATAGACATTTACCTAACGTTCGACATGAAAAGATTCAAATtgaatatcaattaaacaaatataaatgtCGGATATTAGATCATgttaatatatttagtaataaaaataaaagaagacCAGATATTGAAcgaattgaaaaaaatttagaaaacaAGCgcaaagaaatatttaaaagaaactGGACCCACCCTTGTTTCTTACAAGTTGTGAGGAATAAGAATAAGAATaagaataagaataaaaataaaaataagaataaaaataaaaataagaataaaaataaaaataagaataaaaataaaaataagaataaaaataaaaataagaataaaaataaaaataagaataaaaatagttgA
- the PCI8 gene encoding Pci8p (similar to Saccharomyces cerevisiae PCI8 (YIL071C); ancestral locus Anc_7.267), whose product MLHKLEEPIWFEKTVYLLKHDFGTSEERHSLAQKALEYLYSVGGIKVPDWDFLHDIIRPNITNSNLEETSTEFTDIFIQKVLLREYSEALVILESLEIKIIQYYQYLEEIGKLLVLKRDFHGLEKLSYRLEGYHQNNKETESISIDELHSYQRCKLMLTISKILEGNFFETCYNVFQLWKENPEIILNHVGKHHASSNIQENIESIYSKEEIEKVILVSVIISIPLDEMDKFSHLIDLQDFFQEMPIVEECLKMLKNTQFKNFFLRWYDEIKPIFEKSMLLGSLWSKVDFIMCSKIYYFYLKISSCVRISYLSNILGIRDDVVRSQLLKLIDIGGLNFKVDEQNDDIVLFKERDVLDEAIEMLKINERLITQKLQQRNNLFENIVFQSSPNLNGNVHSR is encoded by the coding sequence ATGTTAcataaattagaagaacCAATATGGTTCGAAAAAACggtttatttattgaaacaTGATTTTGGAACTTCAGAGGAAAGACATTCTCTAGCACAAAAGGCCCTTGAATACTTATATTCCGTTGGTGGGATCAAGGTTCCTGATTGGGATTTTCTTCATGACATTATTAGGCCCAATATCACAAACTCCAATTTAGAAGAAACTTCTACTGAGTTTactgatatttttattcaaaaagtATTGTTAAGAGAATATTCAGAAGCCTTAGTCATTTTAGAATCATTAGAgattaaaataattcaatattacCAATACTTGGAAGAGATTGGGAAACTTTTGGTGTTGAAAAGAGATTTCCATGGACTAGAGAAATTATCATATCGATTAGAAGGCTAccatcaaaataataaagaaactGAATCAATCAGTATTGACGAATTGCACTCATATCAACGATGCAAATTAATGCTTACGATTTCCAAAATCTTGGAgggaaatttttttgaaacatGTTATAATGTATTTCAACTATGGAAGGAGAATCCAGAAATCATATTGAACCATGTTGGGAAACATCATGCTTCTAGTAACATCCAAGAAAACATTGAATCCatatattcaaaagaagaaattgaaaaagtcATATTAGTTTCTGTTATCATATCTATTCCACTAGATGAAATGGACAAGTTTTCTCACTTAATCGATTTACAAGATTTTTTCCAAGAGATGCCCATTGTGGAGGAGTGtttaaaaatgttaaaaaatactcaattcaaaaattttttccttAGATGGTATGATGAGATAAAGccaatatttgaaaagagTATGCTTTTGGGATCGTTGTGGAGTAAAGTTGATTTTATAATGTGTAGCAAGATctattacttttatttaaagatcTCGAGCTGTGTTCGAATATCATATCTGTCCAATATTCTTGGTATTCGAGATGATGTTGTTAGAAgtcaattattaaagttaattGATATTGGAGGATTGAATTTCAAAGTGGATGAAcaaaatgatgatattgtTTTATTCAAGGAAAGAGATGTATTAGATGAAGCAATAGAGATGTTAAAGATTAATGAAAGACTCATCACTCAAAAGTTACAACAACGAAATAACttgtttgaaaatattgtgTTTCAAAGTTCACCGAATCTTAACGGGAATGTTCATAGTCGTTAG
- the HNT1 gene encoding adenosine 5'-monophosphoramidase (similar to Saccharomyces cerevisiae HNT1 (YDL125C); ancestral locus Anc_7.287): MSAVAAAAHDATCIFCKIIKGDIPSMKILETKHSYAFLDIQPTAEGHTLVIPKYHGAKLHNLPDEYLADILPVTKKIAKALDVAIDGPDGIGYNIVQNNGRIAHQVVDHVHFHLIPKRDEKTGLIEGWPAKEGDFTELAKIQKAIVAKLEQ, from the exons ATGTCTGCTgttgctgctgctgctcACGATGCCACTTGTATTTTCTGTAAGATCATCAAGG GTGACATTCCATCCATGAAAATCCTCGAAACTAAACATTCATATGCCTTTTTAGACATTCAACCAACTGCTGAAGGACATACTTTGGTCATTCCAAAATACCACGGTGCCAAACTGCATAATTTGCCAGACGAATATTTGGCTGACATTTTACCTGTTACCAAGAAGATTGCAAAGGCTTTAGACGTTGCTATTGATGGTCCAGATGGTATTGGTTATAACATTGTTCAAAATAATGGTAGAATTGCTCACCAAGTTGTTGATCACgttcattttcatttgattcCAAAGAGAGATGAAAAGACTGGTTTAATTGAAGGTTGGCCTGCTAAAGAAGGTGACTTTACTGAATTAGCCAAAATCCAAAAGGCTATTGTTGCTAAATTGGaacaataa
- the TBLA0C04840 gene encoding uncharacterized protein (similar to Saccharomyces cerevisiae CDC48 (YDL126C); ancestral locus Anc_7.288), with the protein MSDNQNNEEKHHLLDGSGADPSNDAEDRTATAILRTKKKPNMLLVDDAINDDNSVIAINSNTMDTLELFRGDTVLVKGKRRRDTVLIVLIDDELEDGACRLNRVIRNNLRIKLGDLVTLHPCPDIKYATRISVLPIADTVEGLTGNLFDVFLKPYFVEAYRPVRKGDHFVVRGGMRQVEFKVVDVEPDEYAVVAQDTIIHWEGEPINREDEEANTNDIGYDDIGGCRKQMAQIREMVELPLRHPQLFKAVGIKPPRGVLIYGPPGTGKTLMARAVANETGAFFFLINGPEVMSKMAGESESNLRKAFEEAEKNAPAIIFIDEIDSIAPKRDKTNGEVERRVVSQLLTLMDGMKSRSNVVVIAATNRPNSIDPALRRFGRFDREVDIGVPDATGRLEVLRIHTKNMKLSDDVDLEVIASETHGFVGADIASLCSEAAMQQIREKMDLIDLDEEEIDAEVLDSLGVTMDNFRFALGNSNPSALRETVVENVNVTWDDIGGLDDIKSELRETVEYPVLHPDQYTKFGLAPSKGVLFYGPPGTGKTLLAKAVATEVSANFISVKGPELLSMWYGESESNIRDIFDKARAAAPTVVFLDELDSIAKARGHNAGDDASDRVVNQLLTEMDGMNAKKNVFVIGATNRPDQLDPAILRPGRLDQLIYVPLPDEVARLSILKAQLRKSPLEPGVDLTAIAKATKGFSGADLSYIAQRAAKYAIKESIEAQIEFEKSKEEGEQYKKENMQDEDVVMTDSEKTKVKTEKEEEEEIPDLVPYITKHHFAEAMKTAKRSVSDAELRRYEAYSQKMKASRGVFSNFSFDDAAAATGTTDAATNNSGAAFGAGNDEDDDLYD; encoded by the coding sequence ATGTCtgataatcaaaataatgaagaaaaacaTCATCTATTGGATGGATCAGGTGCTGATCCAAGCAATGATGCTGAAGATAGAACAGCCACTGCTATCTTAAGaactaaaaaaaagccAAATATGTTATTAGTAGATGATGCAATTAACGATGATAACTCTGTCATTGCaatcaattcaaatacaatGGATACTCtagaattatttagagGTGATACTGTTTTAGTTAAAGGTAAAAGGAGAAGGGATACAGtcttaattgttttaattgatgatgaattagaagatgGTGCCTGTAGATTAAATCGTGTTATCAGAAATAATTTACGTATAAAATTAGGGGACTTGGTTACATTGCACCCTTGCCCTGATATCAAATATGCTACAAGAATCTCCGTCTTACCAATTGCTGATACTGTCGAAGGGTTGACAggtaatttatttgatgtgTTTTTAAAGCCATACTTTGTCGAAGCTTATAGACCTGTTAGAAAAGGTGATCACTTCGTTGTTAGAGGTGGTATGAGACAAGTTGAATTTAAAGTTGTTGATGTGGAACCAGATGAATACGCTGTTGTTGCTCAAGATACAATCATTCATTGGGAAGGTGAGCCAATCAATagagaagatgaagaagccAATACAAATGATATTGGTTACGATGATATCGGTGGTTGCCGTAAACAGATGGCTCAAATTAGAGAAATGGTTGAATTACCTTTAAGACATCCACAGTTGTTTAAAGCGGTTGGTATCAAACCACCAAGAGGTGTTTTGATTTATGGTCCTCCAGGTACAGGTAAGACATTGATGGCAAGAGCTGTTGCTAATGAGACAGGTgctttcttcttcttaaTCAATGGTCCTGAAGTTATGTCTAAAATGGCTGGTGAATCTGAGTCTAATCTGAGAAAAGCTTTTGAAGAAGCTGAAAAGAATGCACCtgctattatttttattgatgaAATCGATTCTATTGCTCCAAAGAGAGACAAGACTAACGGTGAAGTTGAAAGAAGAGTTGTTTCACAATTATTAACTTTGATGGATGGTATGAAATCCAGATCCAACGTTGTTGTTATTGCTGCTACAAATAGACCAAACTCCATTGATCCTGCTCTAAGAAGATTTGGTAGATTTGATCGTGAAGTTGATATCGGTGTTCCAGATGCTACTGGTAGATTGGAAGTCTTGAGAATTCAtactaaaaatatgaaaCTATCAGATGATGTAGATTTAGAAGTGATTGCCTCAGAAACTCATGGGTTTGTAGGTGCTGATATTGCTTCTTTATGTTCTGAAGCTGCTATGCAACAAATTCGTGAAAAGATGGATTTGATCGatttagatgaagaagaaattgatgCTGAAGTACTGGATTCATTAGGTGTCACTATGGATAACTTTAGATTCGCATTAGGTAACTCCAACCCATCTGCATTACGTGAAACCGTTGTTGAGAATGTTAATGTTACATGGGATGATATTGGTGGTTTAGATGATATTAAGAGTGAGTTGAGAGAAACTGTTGAATATCCTGTCTTACACCCAGATCAATATACAAAATTCGGTTTGGCTCCCTCAAAAGGTGTCTTATTTTATGGACCACCGGGTACTGGTAAAACTTTATTAGCTAAAGCCGTTGCTACTGAAGTCTCTGccaattttatttctgtTAAAGGTCCTGAATTGTTGAGTATGTGGTATGGTGAATCAGAATCTAATATTAGAGATATTTTCGATAAGGCTAGAGCTGCTGCCCCAACTGTTGTCTTCTTGGATGAACTAGATTCTATTGCAAAGGCTAGAGGGCATAATGCAGGTGACGATGCAAGTGATAGAGTCgttaatcaattattaactgAAATGGATGGTATGAAtgccaaaaaaaatgtttttgTTATTGGTGCCACTAATAGACCAGATCAATTAGATCCTGCAATTTTAAGACCAGGTAGATTGGATCAATTAATCTATGTCCCATTGCCTGATGAAGTTGCAAGATTGTCTATCTTAAAAGCCCAATTAAGAAAATCGCCATTGGAACCAGGTGTAGATTTAACTGCTATTGCCAAGGCTACCAAGGGTTTCTCAGGTGCTGATTTATCGTATATTGCACAAAGAGCTGCTAAATATGCTATTAAAGAATCTATTGAAGCtcaaattgaatttgaaaaatctaAAGAAGAAGGTGAGCaatacaaaaaagaaaacatgCAAGATGAAGATGTTGTAATGACTGATTCAGAAAAAACTAAAGTTAAAACTGAAaaagaggaagaagaagaaattccCGATTTGGTTCCATATATTACTAAACATCATTTCGCTGAGGCTATGAAGACTGCTAAGAGATCAGTTTCGGATGCTGAGTTACGTCGTTATGAGGCATATTCCCAAAAAATGAAGGCTTCTAGAGGTGTCTTCAGTAATTTTAGTTTTGACGATGCAGCAGCAGCTACTGGTACTACTGATGCCGCTACCAATAATTCTGGAGCTGCATTTGGTGCTGgtaatgatgaagatgatgatctATATGACTAA
- the TBLA0C04850 gene encoding cyclin family protein (similar to Saccharomyces cerevisiae PCL9 (YDL179W) and PCL2 (YDL127W); ancestral locus Anc_7.289) has protein sequence MISDYDALLKFKRKAVTGEMIQFLSNCAASAIQIRPTSDSNLTNESISNIPPLYTFIKNLVAHSNVQTPTLMTTVVYLKKLKAIIPSNVYGIETTRHRMFLGCLIIAAKTLNDSSPLNKHWAKYTNGLLQLREVNTIEREILTYFKWDLQITVNDLLTCLAPFIKQVKDDEKRQKNQNFLLFNSPTPGQLRECINSKFSLSSNANISPYSKSHSRSSSSISIPSVVSSITTPKSSIFDSPTKIRRPISENSLAGDVSYPESIAELSETQESSQNKYITTLKNRTQPQNNQRSCNGQLPPSPNDIYTNTASKLNSNPYQQHFNNASIGNSSIQVKISTLSENNSNSILVHHDIKKAHNKKSSWHSFFKY, from the coding sequence atgatatctGATTATGATGctctattaaaatttaaaagaaaggCCGTTACTGGCGAAAtgattcaatttctttctaATTGTGCTGCTTCTGCAATTCAAATAAGACCTACAAgtgattcaaatttaacGAATGAAagtatttcaaatataccGCCTCTGTATacctttattaaaaatttagtgGCACATTCAAATGTTCAAACACCAACTCTAATGACAACGGTCGTCTACCTTAAAAAACTGAAAGCAATTATTCCTTCTAACGTTTATGGTATTGAGACTACGAGACATAGAATGTTTTTAGGATGTTTGATTATTGCAGCAAAGACATTAAATGACTCTTCCCCATTAAATAAACACTGGGCAAAATATACAAACGGTCTACTTCAGTTACGTGAGGTTAATACCATTGAAAGAGAAATATTAACTTATTTTAAATGGGATTTGCAAATTACAGTCAACGATTTACTTACCTGCTTGGCTCCATTTATTAAGCAAGTCAAAGATGATGAGAAGAGACAaaagaatcaaaatttcttattattcaattctcCTACACCTGGCCAATTAAGAGAATGCATTAATTCGAAATTTAGTTTATCATCGAATGCTAATATTTCTCCATATTCAAAATCACATTCTCGTTCTTCATCCAGTATTTCGATTCCTTCAGTAGTGTCTTCTATAACAACGCCAAAATCTTCCATTTTTGATTCGCCAACTAAAATAAGAAGGCCAATCAGTGAAAACAGTTTGGCAGGGGATGTATCTTATCCAGAATCAATTGCTGAACTTTCTGAAACCCAAGAATCGtcacaaaataaatatattactaCCTTGAAAAACAGAACACAACctcaaaataatcaaagATCATGTAATGGTCAATTACCACCATCTCCTAATGACATTTATACAAATACTGCCTCAAAGTTGAATTCAAATCCATATCAACAACATTTTAACAATGCTTCTATAGGCAATTCTAGCATTCaagtaaaaatatcaactttatctgaaaataattcaaattcaattcttGTACACCATGATATCAAGAAAGCTCATAACAAAAAATCTAGTTGGCACTCTTTCTTCAAGTATTAG
- the CHO1 gene encoding CDP-diacylglycerol-serine O-phosphatidyltransferase (similar to Saccharomyces cerevisiae CHO1 (YER026C); ancestral locus Anc_3.513), whose protein sequence is MTASTTNSKINYHSENEDTYDSDNHNTSRYNDMDDDFDMHDVVPTQSLSRKTSSIFSLDTSPLDPPNQFDIAKFTSDDYHFSMIRNLHLADFITMMNGFSGFYSIISCLRFTLTGKPHYVQRAHFFIFLGVCFDFFDGRVARLRNRSSLMGQELDSLADLISFGVAPAIVAFAIGFQTTLDVLILSFFVLCGLARLARFNVTVSQLPKDTKGKSKYFEGLPMPTSLLLVAGMAYLVKHNLISNNLPFGIIREGLVLEFHPFVIIFFIHGCGMISKSMKIPKP, encoded by the coding sequence ATGACAGCTTCCACTACAAACTCCaagataaattatcattCGGAAAATGAAGATACTTATGATTCAGATAACCATAACACATCTAGATATAATGACATGGATGACGATTTTGATATGCATGATGTTGTTCCAACCCAATCTTTAAGTAGAAAGACCTCTTCgattttttcattagataCAAGCCCATTAGATCCGCCAAACCAATTTGATATAGCGAAATTTACCAGTGATGATTATCATTTCAGTATGATTAGAAATTTACATCTAGCTGATTTCATCACCATGATGAATGGGTTTTCAGGGTTTTACTCTATTATAAGTTGTTTAAGATTCACATTGACTGGCAAACCTCATTATGTCCAAAGAGCCCATTTCTTCATATTCTTGGGTGtttgttttgattttttcgATGGAAGAGTCGCTAGATTAAGAAATAGATCGTCATTAATGGGCCAAGAACTGGATTCTTTGGCTGATTTGATTTCTTTTGGTGTAGCACCAGCAATAGTAGCATTTGCCATTGGGTTCCAAACAACTTTAGATGTATTGATCCTATCGTTTTTTGTCCTATGTGGGTTAGCAAGATTAGCAAGATTTAACGTCACTGTAAGTCAGTTACCAAAGGATACAAAGGggaaatcaaaatattttgaaggCTTACCAATGCCAACCTCATTACTCTTAGTTGCAGGTATGGCATACCTAGTGAAACataatttgatttcaaATAACTTACCATTCGGCATTATTAGGGAAGGACTTGTTTTAGAATTCCATCCATTTGTAATCATATTCTTCATTCATGGCTGTGGTATGATTTCAAAAAGTATGAAGATCCCAAAACCATAA